A genomic window from Thermococcus celericrescens includes:
- a CDS encoding OBG GTPase family GTP-binding protein: protein MPTNVTAEYLAAEEEYRNARTIPEKIRALEKMYATVPKHKGTEKLRLQIKRKLAELRKELEKQRQMKKGGGGPSLSVRKEGAAQIVLAGLPNVGKSSLMKALTNVDADVADYAFTTVEPIPGMMHHKDVQIQLVEVPGLVEGAALGKGMGPQLLSVIRNADAVAIVVDLSQDPVKQLETLLKEFERAGIKLNKRRPRVEIKRTAMGGIVINGQENIKGDISEVMKMLREERIHSAEITVKEPVTLEDFADALDESLVWRRAIIIANKGDAPGSKENYEKLVEAYGDRFKIIPVSAKRKIQLDKLKDELYELAGIIRVFTKSPGEEPAYPPVPLKKGSTVMDLAERIHKDFAKNFRYARVWGKSVKFPGQRVGADHVLEDGDIVEIHAR, encoded by the coding sequence ATGCCAACGAACGTCACAGCGGAGTATCTGGCGGCGGAGGAGGAGTACAGGAACGCCAGGACGATTCCCGAAAAGATACGCGCCCTTGAGAAGATGTACGCCACCGTCCCCAAGCACAAGGGAACGGAAAAGCTCAGACTCCAGATAAAGCGAAAGCTCGCCGAGCTGAGGAAGGAGCTGGAGAAGCAGCGTCAGATGAAGAAGGGCGGTGGCGGCCCGTCGCTGAGCGTCAGGAAGGAGGGCGCGGCACAGATAGTCCTCGCTGGCCTCCCGAACGTTGGAAAGAGCTCCCTTATGAAGGCACTCACAAACGTCGACGCCGACGTCGCAGACTACGCCTTCACCACCGTCGAGCCCATCCCTGGAATGATGCACCACAAAGACGTTCAGATACAGCTCGTCGAGGTCCCGGGCCTTGTTGAGGGCGCCGCCCTCGGAAAGGGAATGGGGCCGCAGCTTCTCAGCGTTATCCGAAACGCCGACGCCGTGGCCATAGTCGTTGACCTATCCCAGGATCCGGTAAAGCAGCTGGAAACCCTCCTCAAGGAGTTTGAGAGGGCGGGAATAAAGCTCAACAAACGCCGCCCGAGGGTTGAGATAAAGAGGACCGCAATGGGCGGAATCGTCATCAACGGCCAGGAGAACATCAAGGGCGATATAAGCGAAGTCATGAAGATGCTCCGCGAGGAGAGGATTCACTCCGCGGAGATAACGGTGAAAGAACCCGTGACGCTCGAGGACTTCGCAGACGCACTCGACGAGAGCCTCGTCTGGAGGAGGGCTATAATCATCGCCAACAAGGGCGACGCCCCGGGGAGTAAGGAGAACTACGAGAAACTCGTTGAAGCCTACGGGGACAGGTTCAAAATAATCCCCGTCTCGGCGAAGAGGAAGATACAGCTGGACAAACTCAAGGACGAACTCTACGAGCTGGCCGGGATTATTCGCGTCTTCACCAAGAGTCCCGGCGAGGAGCCTGCCTATCCACCGGTGCCGCTGAAGAAGGGCTCAACGGTTATGGATCTGGCAGAGAGGATTCACAAGGACTTCGCCAAGAACTTCCGCTACGCCCGCGTCTGGGGCAAGAGCGTGAAGTTCCCTGGCCAGCGCGTTGGGGCCGACCACGTGCTCGAGGACGGGGACATAGTGGAGATTCACGCCCGTTAG
- a CDS encoding Lrp/AsnC family transcriptional regulator, with product MRMGLDDTDKKILSILQKNSRTPLREISKEVGLAESTVYERIKKLKDRGIIKKFTVMLDPDSLGFQILAFILIKSKAGMYAHVANELKQHPQIVEIYETTGDYDMLVKIRTGGSDELNEFLDTIGEINGVEATHTMVVLKIHKETTELPL from the coding sequence ATGCGAATGGGTTTGGACGATACTGACAAGAAAATCCTCTCCATCCTCCAGAAGAACAGCAGAACGCCCCTGAGGGAGATTTCCAAGGAGGTCGGGCTGGCGGAGTCAACGGTCTATGAGAGGATCAAGAAACTGAAGGATCGGGGCATAATAAAGAAGTTCACGGTCATGCTTGACCCCGACTCCCTCGGTTTCCAGATCCTGGCGTTCATCCTCATAAAATCCAAGGCCGGCATGTACGCTCACGTCGCCAACGAGCTCAAGCAACACCCCCAGATCGTCGAGATATATGAGACCACCGGCGACTACGACATGCTGGTCAAAATCAGAACCGGAGGGAGCGACGAGCTCAACGAGTTCCTTGACACCATAGGGGAAATAAACGGCGTTGAGGCCACCCACACCATGGTCGTCCTTAAGATACACAAGGAGACCACGGAGCTTCCTCTCTGA
- the pfpI gene encoding deglycase PfpI, whose product MRVLFLSADGFEDLELIYPLHRLKEEGHEVYVASFERGKITGKHGYSVEVQLAFEEVDPDEFDALVLPGGKAPEIVRLNEKAVEITRKMFEAGKPVASICHGPQILISAGVLRGRKGTSTITIRDDVRNAGAEWVNEEVVVDGNWVSSRHPGDLYAWMREFVKLLR is encoded by the coding sequence ATGAGGGTACTGTTTCTGAGCGCCGACGGCTTCGAGGATCTTGAGCTTATATACCCCCTTCACAGGCTCAAGGAGGAGGGGCACGAGGTCTATGTGGCGAGCTTCGAGAGGGGCAAGATAACGGGTAAGCACGGCTATTCCGTCGAGGTTCAGCTGGCATTTGAGGAGGTCGATCCGGACGAGTTCGACGCTCTCGTCCTGCCCGGGGGAAAGGCGCCTGAGATAGTCCGGCTCAACGAGAAGGCAGTTGAGATAACCAGGAAGATGTTCGAGGCTGGTAAACCGGTCGCCAGCATCTGCCACGGCCCGCAGATACTCATCTCAGCCGGCGTACTGAGGGGCAGGAAGGGAACGAGCACGATAACCATCAGGGACGACGTGAGGAACGCCGGAGCCGAGTGGGTGAACGAGGAGGTAGTCGTTGACGGCAACTGGGTTAGCTCAAGGCACCCCGGCGACCTCTACGCCTGGATGAGGGAGTTCGTTAAGCTCCTTCGCTGA